A single Desulfonatronum sp. SC1 DNA region contains:
- a CDS encoding glycoside hydrolase family 99-like domain-containing protein yields MVKLIAFYLPQYHVIPENNSWWGDGFTEWDNVKSAKPFFSGHDQPKIPAKVIGYYDLTSEDFLLFQHNMALNSGIYGFCYYYYNFDGHTLLEKPLQIVHHNKKIRNKFCLCWANESWTRAWYGQNKEVLIKQNYSEDNAVQIFYSLIKYFKDSRYIKIEGKPVFVVYNPDDITDAKMYSHVWRYLAKKHGFTGLYLMCVESLVYNIHPELYGFDASIEFAPDWTVSCLEKKLETGFRIYDYKQTAINMMMKPEPGYIRFKGAFPGWDNTPRYKNSGICFDNFSLGTFKYFIENRISETKKNFSSDYQYVFVNAWNEWGEGCYLEPDVKYGFSKLNIIKNLTRDHFL; encoded by the coding sequence ATGGTTAAGTTAATAGCTTTCTACCTGCCGCAATACCATGTTATCCCAGAAAATAATTCCTGGTGGGGAGATGGTTTTACTGAGTGGGACAATGTAAAAAGTGCGAAGCCTTTTTTCAGTGGGCATGATCAGCCGAAGATCCCCGCCAAGGTCATCGGCTACTACGATTTAACAAGTGAAGATTTTTTGTTGTTTCAGCATAATATGGCGTTAAATTCTGGGATATATGGATTTTGTTATTATTACTATAATTTTGATGGACACACTCTTTTGGAAAAACCGCTTCAGATCGTTCATCATAATAAGAAAATACGAAATAAATTCTGCTTGTGCTGGGCCAATGAAAGTTGGACAAGGGCCTGGTACGGTCAAAACAAAGAAGTTTTGATCAAGCAAAATTATTCCGAAGATAATGCTGTCCAAATTTTTTATTCATTGATTAAATATTTCAAAGATTCTCGATATATAAAGATTGAAGGAAAACCTGTTTTTGTCGTGTACAACCCTGACGATATCACAGATGCGAAAATGTATAGCCATGTTTGGAGATATCTTGCAAAGAAGCATGGTTTTACAGGCTTGTATCTGATGTGTGTGGAGTCTTTGGTGTATAATATACACCCTGAATTGTATGGATTTGATGCTTCTATTGAGTTTGCTCCGGACTGGACAGTTTCTTGTCTTGAAAAAAAGCTTGAAACAGGATTTCGGATTTACGATTACAAGCAAACCGCCATAAATATGATGATGAAGCCCGAACCTGGTTATATCCGCTTTAAAGGCGCTTTCCCTGGCTGGGACAATACACCTAGGTATAAGAATTCTGGAATTTGTTTTGATAATTTTTCTCTTGGAACATTCAAGTACTTTATTGAAAATCGTATCTCTGAGACAAAGAAAAATTTTTCTTCTGATTATCAATATGTCTTTGTTAATGCATGGAATGAATGGGGTGAGGGCTGTTATTTGGAGCCGGATGTCAAATATGGATTTTCTAAGTTGAATATAATAAAAAATCTAACGAGAGACCACTTTTTATAG
- the arsS gene encoding arsenosugar biosynthesis radical SAM (seleno)protein ArsS (Some members of this family are selenoproteins.): protein MQETQPAPCPSACVGFAQTLAQYGLRLVREQTHTLQINTGLLCNQSCRHCHLEAGPSRKEVMDRKTMDQVADYAARGGFQTADVTGGAPEMVPGIDHLLTRLAAAVPRVMLRSNLTAITDSDREHLGLLCRDLKIVLVCSLPATHASQTDAQRGSGVMDCSVSALQWLNTLGYGQPGTGLELNLVSNPAGAFMPPDQGRTEERFRRDLQRKWGIVFNSLYTFANVPLGRFRTWLEASGNYEQYVARLTEAFNPEAVTGLMCRNLVSVDWSGELHDCDFHLAKGILLGGMRQHVTKMHSPPIPGASIATAEHCYACTAGSGFT, encoded by the coding sequence ATGCAGGAAACCCAACCAGCACCTTGCCCTTCCGCCTGTGTCGGTTTTGCCCAGACCTTGGCCCAGTACGGGCTGCGCCTGGTGCGTGAGCAGACTCATACACTGCAGATCAACACTGGGCTGCTGTGCAACCAGTCCTGTCGACACTGCCACCTGGAGGCCGGGCCGTCCCGCAAAGAGGTCATGGACCGGAAAACCATGGACCAGGTCGCGGACTACGCGGCCCGAGGCGGGTTCCAGACGGCCGACGTGACCGGTGGCGCGCCGGAAATGGTTCCGGGAATCGATCATCTCCTGACTCGTCTGGCCGCGGCAGTGCCAAGGGTCATGCTCCGCTCCAACCTCACCGCCATCACGGACTCGGACCGGGAGCACCTCGGACTGCTCTGTCGCGACTTGAAGATCGTTCTCGTCTGTTCGCTTCCGGCGACCCATGCCTCCCAGACCGACGCCCAGCGCGGCAGCGGGGTCATGGATTGCAGCGTAAGCGCCCTGCAGTGGCTGAACACCCTGGGCTACGGACAGCCCGGAACCGGGCTGGAGCTCAACCTGGTTTCCAACCCGGCCGGGGCGTTCATGCCGCCGGACCAGGGTCGGACAGAGGAGCGTTTTCGCCGGGATCTGCAACGCAAGTGGGGTATCGTCTTCAACAGCCTGTACACCTTTGCCAATGTACCTTTGGGCCGGTTTCGGACATGGCTCGAGGCTTCAGGCAACTATGAACAGTACGTGGCTCGCCTGACTGAGGCCTTCAATCCCGAGGCTGTGACCGGCCTGATGTGTCGGAATCTGGTTTCCGTGGATTGGAGCGGGGAACTGCACGACTGCGATTTTCATCTGGCCAAGGGCATTCTCCTGGGCGGGATGCGACAGCACGTCACAAAAATGCACAGCCCCCCTATTCCCGGCGCGTCCATTGCCACGGCCGAGCATTGCTATGCCTGTACCGCGGGTTCCGGGTTCACCTGA
- a CDS encoding arsenosugar biosynthesis-associated peroxidase-like protein — protein MTSYYDPQDLARFSEIGKDAPELAAKFFEYYGAVMAEGELTAREKSLIALAVAHAVQCPYCIDAYAKECLEQGSNTAEMTEAVHVAAAIRGGASLVHGLQMRNVVDKLSL, from the coding sequence ATGACATCCTATTACGACCCGCAGGATTTGGCGCGTTTTTCTGAAATCGGCAAAGACGCGCCGGAACTGGCCGCGAAGTTTTTCGAGTACTACGGTGCCGTCATGGCCGAGGGAGAACTTACGGCTCGGGAAAAGAGCCTGATTGCTCTGGCCGTGGCCCATGCCGTGCAGTGCCCCTACTGCATCGACGCCTATGCCAAGGAATGCCTGGAGCAGGGCTCGAACACGGCGGAGATGACCGAAGCCGTGCATGTGGCGGCGGCGATCCGCGGGGGCGCGTCTCTCGTTCATGGATTACAGATGCGCAATGTCGTGGATAAGCTTTCCTTGTAG
- a CDS encoding molybdopterin-dependent oxidoreductase, whose product MAKEKVFSVCGMCTVRCPIQVDVEDGECTYIQGNPHAPGLQGALCARGGAGLALLNDAERPQFPMIRQGERGEGKWKRVTWDEALDYVAEKIKTVTDVHGGKGVLWSDRGGPFIDLHQAFMRGLGSPNYCNHDSACARNVQHAAQSVFGFGRKAMVYDYKNAKHIVLQTRNLFEAINVKEVNDTLDALGKGCKLTVIDIRATVTASKATRFFMVRPGTDYAFNLAVIHEILNKQLFDAEYASRFIQDMDALQAFTAQYTPEWAETETGVSAKELRTFVEELATASPSVIWHPGWMNARYSDSFYMSRTAYIINALLGSIGAKGGLPIAATPKDVGRKGLKKLVDFYPKPEDKRADGVGWKYPHFDAGPGLLHLAFKAIETEEPYPVKAYIAYRHDPLMAYPDPEALKKVFDKLDLMVSVTFSWSDTAWYSDVVLPLSTYLERESILAGKGGLKPSMFIRNRAVPPRFETRADWEILGGLAKRLGMDKLAFDSIEDIWAYQLDGTGVKIEDFQAKGSVSLTDTPKYFTPDEYAFKTPSKMIEIINQKWEKQGLPSLKPYVSPDKPGEGQFRITFGRCGVHTQGHTVNNTILAGQMSENVLWMNNETAKAMGIADGQTVEVAANGYAGKIKTFLTDFIHPEAVFMIHGFGHTLPVESRARGKGVADHMLMPGGIEKWDLAGGAIAMQEHFVTVRKV is encoded by the coding sequence ATGGCCAAGGAAAAAGTTTTCAGTGTCTGCGGGATGTGCACGGTGCGCTGTCCCATCCAGGTGGACGTGGAGGACGGCGAGTGTACGTACATCCAGGGTAACCCTCATGCGCCGGGCTTGCAGGGAGCCTTGTGCGCACGGGGCGGAGCGGGGCTTGCCTTGCTCAACGACGCAGAGCGACCGCAGTTTCCAATGATCCGTCAAGGCGAACGAGGCGAGGGCAAATGGAAGAGGGTGACTTGGGACGAGGCCCTGGATTATGTCGCGGAGAAAATCAAGACCGTGACGGACGTTCACGGCGGGAAGGGCGTGCTCTGGAGCGATCGGGGCGGCCCGTTCATTGATCTGCACCAAGCCTTTATGCGCGGCTTGGGCTCCCCCAACTACTGCAACCACGACTCAGCCTGCGCCCGCAATGTCCAGCACGCGGCCCAATCCGTGTTCGGCTTCGGCCGCAAGGCCATGGTCTACGACTACAAGAACGCCAAGCATATCGTGCTGCAAACCCGGAATCTGTTCGAGGCCATCAATGTTAAGGAGGTCAATGATACCCTGGACGCCCTGGGCAAAGGCTGCAAGCTGACCGTCATCGATATCCGGGCCACTGTTACCGCCAGCAAGGCCACCCGGTTTTTCATGGTTCGGCCCGGAACGGACTATGCGTTCAACCTGGCGGTTATCCACGAGATATTGAACAAGCAGCTCTTCGACGCGGAGTACGCTTCCCGCTTCATCCAGGATATGGACGCACTCCAAGCCTTCACCGCCCAGTACACTCCGGAATGGGCGGAGACCGAAACCGGGGTGTCGGCCAAGGAACTCCGGACGTTCGTTGAAGAACTGGCCACGGCCAGCCCCTCCGTGATCTGGCATCCTGGCTGGATGAACGCCCGCTACTCCGACTCCTTCTACATGTCCCGCACAGCCTACATTATCAACGCGTTGTTGGGCTCCATCGGGGCCAAGGGTGGGCTGCCCATCGCCGCAACGCCCAAGGACGTCGGCCGCAAAGGCTTGAAAAAGTTGGTCGATTTTTATCCCAAGCCGGAAGACAAACGCGCGGACGGCGTAGGCTGGAAGTATCCCCACTTTGACGCCGGGCCGGGATTGCTGCATCTGGCCTTCAAAGCCATCGAGACCGAAGAGCCCTATCCGGTCAAGGCGTATATCGCCTACCGGCATGACCCGCTGATGGCCTATCCGGACCCGGAGGCCTTGAAGAAGGTCTTCGACAAGCTGGATCTGATGGTTTCCGTGACCTTCAGTTGGTCGGACACGGCTTGGTACTCGGACGTGGTCCTGCCGCTGTCCACGTATCTGGAGCGGGAAAGCATCCTGGCGGGAAAAGGCGGCCTGAAGCCGTCCATGTTTATCCGTAACCGCGCCGTTCCCCCGCGCTTTGAAACCAGGGCGGATTGGGAGATTCTGGGCGGGCTGGCCAAGCGATTGGGCATGGACAAGCTGGCCTTTGATTCCATTGAGGACATCTGGGCTTACCAGTTGGATGGAACCGGTGTGAAAATCGAAGATTTCCAAGCCAAGGGCTCGGTTTCCCTGACCGACACGCCCAAGTACTTCACCCCGGACGAGTACGCGTTTAAGACGCCGTCCAAGATGATCGAAATCATCAACCAGAAATGGGAAAAGCAGGGCCTGCCCTCGCTCAAACCCTACGTCAGCCCGGATAAGCCCGGAGAAGGCCAGTTCAGGATTACGTTCGGGCGTTGCGGCGTGCATACCCAGGGCCATACCGTGAACAACACGATTCTGGCTGGTCAGATGTCGGAGAACGTGCTCTGGATGAACAATGAGACGGCCAAGGCCATGGGTATCGCCGACGGCCAGACCGTGGAAGTCGCGGCCAACGGGTATGCTGGAAAGATCAAGACATTCCTGACCGATTTCATTCACCCCGAAGCCGTGTTCATGATTCACGGGTTCGGGCATACTCTCCCGGTGGAAAGCCGAGCCAGAGGCAAGGGCGTGGCGGACCACATGCTCATGCCCGGAGGTATCGAGAAATGGGACCTGGCCGGCGGGGCCATTGCCATGCAGGAGCACTTCGTCACGGTGCGCAAAGTCTGA
- a CDS encoding PAS domain-containing sensor histidine kinase yields MAAYFLFAIAQADPTVRWTTAAQDLLQVLPISLLILTGFGFLVAHRLTRPLHELQEALKSKSQGTAWAGLDETRAGEFRELVRTVNRIAASVRQRRLDLDEQLNMYQSLFHNVPCLITVHDREYRLLRYNRMFWELFDAKPMEHCYKVYKNRITQCENCPVERTFNDGKSHTTEEKGFYKDGTPAHWIVRTAPIRDADGRVTAVMEMCLDITDRKLLEQKLRKSEKKYSTIFDNIPVAVFELNAETLDVRNCNRGMSQLYGYCKGEVIGKSFSMLFAPNSTDAHLTALRSPGHIPQARHMDKDCQEFFVSIDTSRTALEGKEILLAVVSDVTDRIRAEQQVIQSSKMATLGEMAAGVAHELNQPLAVLKMVANFFSRQTNKGLTPDQDQLSQMTAKIVNNVDRATKIIEHMREFGRKPNLESTEVQVNDVLRRACDFFSEQLKIRDITVNWELDADQPRVLADPNRLEQVFINLLVNARDAIEDKCSGKECMEDDRMITLRTRSNARHVVTEVVDTGPGIPKAVIGRIFEPFFSTKEVGRGTGLGLSICYDIVTDYDGTIHVFSKPGHGARFVVTLPIAGTMRNGFNTTSA; encoded by the coding sequence ATGGCCGCCTACTTTCTTTTTGCGATCGCTCAGGCCGATCCGACGGTTCGCTGGACGACCGCCGCCCAGGACCTGCTCCAGGTCCTGCCAATATCCCTGCTGATCCTGACCGGCTTCGGCTTCCTGGTCGCTCATCGCCTGACCCGTCCGTTGCATGAGTTACAAGAGGCATTGAAGTCCAAGTCACAGGGGACAGCCTGGGCAGGTCTGGACGAAACCAGGGCCGGGGAGTTCCGTGAACTGGTCAGGACTGTTAACCGCATCGCCGCCTCAGTTCGTCAACGCCGCCTGGATCTGGACGAGCAGTTAAACATGTATCAAAGTCTGTTTCACAACGTCCCGTGTCTGATTACGGTTCACGACCGGGAATATCGGCTGCTTCGATACAACAGAATGTTCTGGGAATTGTTCGACGCCAAACCCATGGAGCATTGCTACAAGGTCTATAAAAACCGGATCACGCAATGCGAGAACTGCCCCGTTGAGCGGACCTTCAACGACGGCAAGTCACACACCACGGAGGAAAAGGGGTTTTACAAGGACGGCACCCCGGCGCACTGGATCGTCCGCACCGCTCCTATCCGAGACGCCGACGGCAGAGTCACCGCGGTGATGGAAATGTGTCTGGACATTACCGACCGGAAACTTCTGGAACAAAAGCTTCGCAAGTCGGAGAAAAAGTATTCCACGATTTTCGACAACATACCCGTCGCGGTCTTCGAGTTGAACGCCGAAACCCTGGATGTACGCAACTGCAATCGAGGCATGTCCCAGCTTTACGGCTACTGCAAAGGAGAGGTGATCGGCAAATCCTTCTCCATGCTCTTCGCGCCGAACTCCACGGACGCCCACCTCACGGCCTTACGCAGCCCAGGGCACATCCCACAGGCCAGGCACATGGACAAGGACTGTCAGGAATTTTTCGTCTCCATCGACACCTCCCGAACAGCACTGGAGGGCAAGGAGATTCTGCTGGCCGTGGTTTCCGACGTCACGGACCGCATCCGGGCCGAGCAGCAGGTCATCCAATCCAGTAAGATGGCCACCCTGGGCGAGATGGCCGCGGGGGTGGCCCACGAGCTGAACCAGCCCCTGGCCGTGTTAAAGATGGTCGCCAACTTCTTCAGTCGTCAGACGAACAAAGGACTGACTCCGGACCAGGACCAGTTGAGCCAGATGACCGCCAAGATCGTCAACAACGTTGACCGGGCCACCAAGATCATCGAGCACATGCGCGAGTTCGGACGCAAACCCAACCTGGAAAGTACGGAGGTCCAGGTCAACGACGTCCTGCGCCGGGCCTGCGATTTTTTCAGCGAGCAGCTCAAAATCCGGGACATTACCGTCAACTGGGAGTTGGACGCGGACCAGCCGAGAGTGCTGGCCGACCCGAACCGCCTGGAACAGGTGTTCATCAACCTGCTGGTCAACGCCCGTGACGCCATCGAGGACAAATGCTCCGGCAAGGAATGCATGGAGGACGACCGGATGATCACTCTACGCACGCGCTCCAACGCCCGGCACGTGGTGACCGAGGTCGTGGACACCGGACCGGGCATCCCCAAGGCCGTTATCGGACGCATCTTCGAGCCCTTCTTTTCTACCAAGGAAGTCGGCCGTGGCACCGGCCTCGGCCTGTCCATCTGCTACGACATCGTCACGGACTACGACGGCACCATCCATGTCTTTTCCAAGCCAGGCCACGGCGCCCGCTTCGTCGTCACCCTGCCCATCGCCGGAACCATGCGCAATGGTTTCAACACGACATCCGCGTAA
- a CDS encoding 4Fe-4S dicluster domain-containing protein has protein sequence MSKYFIKTNQSRCIDCRACEIHCQAKNELPPGVRFGKMVSAGPVMKKGLPKIMNMFIPCFHCDPAWCILSCPTGAMTRRGRDGIVHVQTNLCVGCKACIQACPWNVPALNKDTKKAFKCDLCMDRLDQGLKPACVSGCTAHALEFLPAAEVSFKKTEAPAVGLLLQKHRSLPRQ, from the coding sequence GTGAGCAAATATTTCATCAAAACCAACCAGAGCCGCTGCATCGACTGCAGGGCCTGCGAGATTCACTGCCAGGCCAAGAACGAGCTGCCGCCCGGGGTTCGGTTCGGCAAGATGGTCAGCGCCGGACCGGTCATGAAGAAAGGGCTGCCCAAAATCATGAACATGTTCATCCCTTGCTTTCATTGCGACCCGGCTTGGTGCATCCTGTCCTGCCCCACCGGGGCCATGACCAGGCGAGGACGGGACGGTATTGTTCATGTTCAAACAAATCTCTGCGTCGGGTGCAAGGCCTGCATCCAAGCCTGTCCCTGGAATGTCCCGGCCCTGAACAAAGATACGAAAAAGGCCTTCAAGTGCGATTTGTGCATGGATCGACTGGATCAAGGCTTGAAGCCAGCCTGTGTAAGCGGATGTACGGCGCATGCCTTGGAGTTTTTGCCAGCCGCGGAGGTTTCCTTCAAAAAGACCGAGGCTCCTGCAGTCGGGTTGCTTCTCCAGAAGCATCGATCATTGCCCAGGCAGTAA
- a CDS encoding NAD(P)/FAD-dependent oxidoreductase produces the protein MPQYDYDIAVIGAGAAGLTVAAGAAQAGAKTLLVEKESVLGGDCLHYGCVPSKTLIKSAHIYHQMKQAARYGLPEVAVPAVDFSRVRERIQRVIATIQPHDSPERFCKLGAEVAFGRAEFLDEHQARITTNAGEVRKVSAKSWVVATGSTSAVPRLEGLDSTPYLTNREIFSLDSLPSSLMIIGGGPIAVEMAQAFARLGSLVHVIQRSTQILSREDADMAGLVQSILEREGVTFHLGTELLRVRDLGQEREVDFKTQDGSETSVKATVLLVALGRSATTRGLGLKNAGVEVGSKGIPVDVRLRTSQKHIYACGDVTGAYQFTHAAGYEGGVVVTNAVFHLPRKADYTWMPACTYTDPEFASLGLNEKQAQKQGLDYTVWTEEFAENDRSLAEEEREGRIKLLLDKKSKPLGVQIVGPHAGELLGEWVAVLGGKVKLSTLAGAVHPYPTLAEINKKVAGKHLSEKIFSDGVKKTLKLFFGFKGRACGGERDGPR, from the coding sequence ATGCCACAATACGACTATGACATCGCCGTGATAGGTGCCGGAGCAGCTGGATTGACCGTGGCTGCGGGAGCGGCTCAGGCCGGGGCCAAGACGCTTTTGGTGGAGAAAGAATCGGTTCTAGGCGGGGACTGCCTTCATTATGGTTGCGTGCCCAGCAAGACGTTGATCAAATCGGCCCACATATATCACCAGATGAAGCAGGCGGCCCGTTACGGCTTACCCGAAGTCGCGGTCCCGGCTGTGGATTTTAGCCGGGTCCGGGAGCGCATCCAACGGGTCATCGCCACCATCCAGCCGCACGATTCCCCGGAGCGGTTCTGCAAGCTGGGGGCGGAGGTGGCATTCGGTCGGGCCGAGTTCCTGGACGAGCACCAGGCCCGAATCACGACCAACGCTGGAGAGGTTCGTAAGGTTTCGGCCAAAAGCTGGGTCGTGGCCACGGGCTCCACCTCGGCCGTGCCCAGGCTGGAAGGGCTGGACAGTACGCCTTACCTGACGAACCGGGAGATTTTTTCCCTGGACTCCCTGCCGTCCTCCCTGATGATTATCGGCGGCGGGCCCATTGCCGTGGAGATGGCTCAGGCCTTCGCCCGGCTGGGCTCCCTGGTGCATGTGATCCAGCGCAGTACGCAAATCCTCTCTCGCGAGGATGCGGACATGGCTGGTTTGGTTCAGAGTATTCTGGAGCGTGAAGGGGTGACGTTCCATCTCGGCACGGAACTGCTCCGCGTTAGGGACCTTGGACAGGAGCGGGAGGTGGACTTCAAGACCCAGGACGGGAGCGAGACGTCGGTGAAGGCTACTGTCCTGCTGGTGGCCTTGGGCCGTAGCGCTACGACGCGTGGCCTTGGTTTGAAGAACGCCGGGGTGGAGGTCGGTAGCAAGGGCATCCCGGTGGACGTCCGGTTGCGCACCTCCCAGAAGCACATCTATGCCTGCGGCGACGTGACCGGGGCGTACCAGTTCACCCACGCCGCAGGATACGAGGGCGGGGTGGTGGTGACCAACGCCGTGTTTCACCTACCGCGCAAGGCGGACTATACCTGGATGCCGGCCTGCACCTACACGGACCCGGAGTTTGCCAGCCTGGGACTGAACGAGAAGCAAGCTCAAAAACAGGGGCTGGATTATACGGTCTGGACCGAGGAGTTTGCCGAAAACGACCGCAGCCTGGCCGAAGAGGAGCGGGAAGGGCGGATCAAGCTGCTGCTGGATAAGAAAAGCAAACCGCTGGGCGTGCAGATCGTCGGGCCGCATGCCGGGGAGCTTTTGGGCGAATGGGTGGCGGTGCTGGGCGGCAAGGTCAAACTGAGCACTCTGGCCGGAGCGGTCCACCCCTATCCGACCCTGGCCGAGATCAACAAGAAGGTGGCCGGAAAGCATCTGAGCGAGAAGATTTTTTCTGACGGCGTGAAGAAGACTCTGAAGTTATTCTTCGGGTTCAAGGGCCGGGCTTGCGGCGGCGAGCGTGACGGGCCGCGATGA
- a CDS encoding sulfite exporter TauE/SafE family protein — protein sequence MIASESGWAQVANLQEAIDAAPKGTERGEINPEAPLGYLGIPGGPQINLILAFFWAIWVGWIFSTVGAFGGIMAGVGHITVYGLGNYAGTFRQSAPTINRAVTDSIRVSNQFMVGTSALISSINYYKMGRLVLPVAAALAIGSIAGSYLIPLLTAGKISFRDYVGYFGIFVLFLGCYMLYETTPRGAAGKKKAKQAADAFESTMKKKRSGEKVDTSELGVKMTKFSLGKIAFTFYGVEFSFNPLFPIFGGFIIAAIAAFLGVGGGFMLVPFLTSVTGLPMYLSAGTSALAVLIGMITSILSYLQQGVLVHWPLIGTQLVGIVVGSMVGPYTSQYIPDKWLKRVFIILAFYVGLDFMARGFLGKNIMTMFFG from the coding sequence ATGATAGCATCCGAATCGGGCTGGGCACAGGTGGCCAACCTCCAGGAGGCCATTGACGCTGCTCCCAAGGGCACGGAACGGGGCGAAATCAACCCGGAAGCGCCGCTTGGCTACCTCGGCATTCCCGGCGGGCCGCAGATCAATCTGATCCTGGCCTTCTTCTGGGCCATCTGGGTCGGCTGGATATTCTCCACCGTCGGCGCTTTCGGCGGCATCATGGCCGGCGTCGGACATATTACGGTGTACGGTCTGGGCAACTATGCCGGAACCTTCCGACAGTCCGCCCCGACCATCAACCGGGCCGTCACGGACTCCATTCGCGTTTCCAACCAGTTCATGGTCGGAACCAGTGCTCTCATCTCCTCCATCAACTACTACAAGATGGGTCGGCTCGTGTTGCCGGTGGCCGCGGCCCTGGCCATCGGTTCGATAGCGGGCAGCTATCTGATTCCCTTGCTGACCGCCGGTAAAATATCCTTCCGTGACTATGTCGGGTACTTCGGAATCTTCGTCTTGTTCCTGGGCTGCTACATGCTGTACGAAACCACGCCGCGCGGCGCGGCCGGCAAAAAAAAGGCCAAGCAGGCCGCGGACGCTTTTGAATCCACGATGAAAAAGAAACGATCCGGCGAGAAAGTGGACACCAGCGAACTGGGCGTTAAGATGACCAAGTTTTCTCTCGGCAAAATCGCTTTCACTTTCTATGGCGTCGAGTTTTCCTTCAATCCGCTCTTCCCGATTTTCGGCGGCTTCATTATCGCGGCCATCGCCGCCTTTTTGGGCGTGGGCGGCGGGTTCATGCTCGTGCCCTTCCTGACCAGTGTCACCGGCCTGCCCATGTACCTTTCCGCGGGCACCTCGGCCCTGGCCGTGCTCATCGGAATGATCACCAGTATTCTGAGCTATTTGCAGCAGGGCGTTCTGGTCCACTGGCCGCTCATCGGCACCCAGTTGGTGGGCATTGTCGTCGGCTCCATGGTCGGTCCGTATACCTCTCAGTATATCCCGGACAAATGGCTGAAACGCGTCTTCATCATCCTGGCCTTCTACGTCGGCCTGGACTTCATGGCCCGCGGTTTCCTGGGCAAGAACATCATGACCATGTTCTTCGGCTAG
- a CDS encoding TVP38/TMEM64 family protein: MQSKSVQKIALVLALSALVGAFFLFDLGQYFSLDYIKDSQQRFQSLYTEKTVTVIAVYMGVYILVTSLSLPGAVIMTLVGGALFGLAVGTVVVSFASTIGATLACFVSRFVLQDWVQRRFGQRLVAVNQGIEREGAFYLFTLRLVPLFPFWMINLVMGLTRMKLRTFFWVSQVGMLPGTLVYVNAGRELGRIDSLGGILSPGLIFSFVLLGIFPLATKKIMVWYRLRQNKLYPDVPE, translated from the coding sequence ATGCAATCAAAATCCGTTCAGAAAATCGCACTCGTACTGGCCCTGTCCGCCCTGGTTGGGGCGTTTTTTCTCTTTGACCTGGGGCAGTATTTTTCCCTCGACTACATCAAGGATTCCCAGCAACGGTTTCAGTCCCTGTACACTGAAAAGACCGTCACGGTGATCGCCGTGTACATGGGCGTCTATATTCTGGTCACTTCCCTGTCTCTGCCCGGGGCCGTCATCATGACCCTGGTCGGGGGAGCCTTGTTCGGCCTGGCGGTGGGAACGGTGGTGGTTTCCTTTGCCAGCACCATCGGGGCCACGCTGGCCTGCTTCGTTTCCCGGTTCGTTCTTCAGGATTGGGTCCAGCGCCGGTTCGGGCAACGTCTTGTTGCGGTCAACCAAGGCATTGAGCGGGAAGGGGCTTTTTATCTGTTCACGTTGCGCCTGGTTCCCCTTTTCCCGTTTTGGATGATCAACCTGGTCATGGGATTGACCCGGATGAAGCTGCGCACTTTCTTCTGGGTCTCCCAGGTGGGCATGCTCCCCGGCACCCTTGTCTACGTCAACGCCGGCCGGGAACTGGGGCGGATCGATTCATTAGGTGGTATCCTCTCTCCGGGTTTGATTTTTTCTTTTGTCCTGCTGGGTATCTTCCCATTGGCCACGAAAAAGATCATGGTCTGGTATCGTTTAAGACAGAACAAGCTTTATCCAGACGTTCCTGAATAA